A window of the Cutaneotrichosporon cavernicola HIS019 DNA, chromosome: 6 genome harbors these coding sequences:
- a CDS encoding uncharacterized protein (Ferric reductase like transmembrane component), with product MGVLIQAQIAAAQGIVHRPPRAAGKGAACLDAVSLLSFADHPDPLQSRLAMSSVVACYDAYVLGRDGWSELGAYFAEYRHSILPEMDAFRSPSTETINVFAHTGEVFNQTVLVSRGSWEAGVRTEALWDRQVYLHHAFGWAIYVLLGAIVLSALVGRFVVLRPSGFMYTAYKRHISTPAAFGHRHLRGRLFSVPTRLQAIFIALYLALNLIWSCIGYRTSQDNLFFPGRPDQQLARYVADRTGVMSFYNLPLLFLLAGRNDVLLWLTGWSYASCTLWHRWVARVATLQAIVHSVAYTWLEKDSLVELFAENPWRSGVVATIVMALMLPLAVRPLRERAYEVFLAIHIVFSIVLLVLLFLHVHNFGTGYHAYLWSCIGVWAFDRAARATRVLFLTPTLKPNALALLPNTQGFVRLAVRTQRALAPVPGTYFFLHLPSVSPLANHPFTLASWRRTAAGGTELHFLCKPRGGSTSLLRASVERTLANAIPQELGALKLPVLLEGPYGVSHNLNGFDRVLLVAGGSGITALLPYLGRQRLSVVWMVQDATQAEDVLVNELRQSAIGEAHVDVWVTGGAMPSGCMNGWPLGAPATPPRPPSPEIPSPVAFSEYRCSYNAYLYKPTLSSPGAKFVLDGYTVVEKGEHAGRVCVRWGRPCVAEVLQRHLSTQRLAVLACGPDGMMDDMRAAVAAAYGRVDGHQLDYFEEAFSW from the exons ATGGGCGTCCTCATCCAAGCACAgatcgccgccgcgcaagGCATAGTCCACAGGCCGCCCCGCGCGGCTGGAAAGGGCGCTGCCTGTCTCGACGCTGTCTCTCTGCTGTCCTTTGCCGACCACCCCGATCCCCTCCAGTCGAGGCTAGCGATGTCCTCGGTCGTGGCTTGTTATGACGCCTACGTTCTGGGGAGGGACGGGTGgtccgagctcggcgcctACTTTGCGGAGTACAGACACTCCATCCTGCCGGAGATGGACGCTTTCCGCTCCCCGTCGACGGAGACGATCAATGTGTTCGCGCATACGGGAGAGGTGTTCAACCAAAccgtcctcgtctccaGAGGAAGTTGGGAGGCGGGTGTCAGGACAGAGGCGTTGTGGGACCGGCAGGTCTACCTC CACCACGCATTCGGGTGGGCCATCtacgtcctcctcggagCAATTGTTCTCTCCGCGCTCGTTGGCCGCTTTGTGGTTCTCCGACCAAGTGGGTTCATGTACACCGCCTACAAGCGACATATTTCGACTCCCGCAGCGTTCGGGCACCGGCACCTGCGCGGACGGCTCTTCTCCGTACCCACCAGGCTACAAGCCATCTTT ATTGCGCTCTacctcgccctcaacctcatctGGAGCTGCATTGGCTATCGCACGTCCCAGGATAATCTTTT CTTTCCCGGCCGCCCGGATCAGCAGCTCGCACGATATGTTGCCGACCGCACCGGCGTCATGTCATTCTACAACCTGCCCCTGTTGTTTCTCCTCGCTGGGCGGAACGACGTGCTCCTCTGGCTCACCGGCTGGTCTTATG CGTCATGTACCCTCTGGCACCGATGGGTAGCACGTGTTGCGACACTCCAAGCCATTGTGCACTCGGTCGCCTATACCTGGCTTGAGAAGGAtagcctcgtcgagctcttTGCCGAGAATCCCTGGCGCTCTGGCGTTGTCGCGACTATCGTGATGGCGCTCATGCTCCCTCTGGCCGTTCGGCCGCTGCGTGAGCGCGCGTACGAGGTCTTCCTGGCAATCCACATCGTCTTCTCCATCGTCCTCCTGGTCCTCCTTTTCTTGCACGTCCACAATTTCGGTACCGGGTACCACGCATACCTATGGTCCTGCATCGGCGTCTGG GCGTTTGACCGTGCCGCACGCGCCACCCGCGTCCTGTTCCTCACGCCCACTCTCAAACCGAAtgctctcgccctcctcccaaaCACCCAGGGTTTCGTCCGCCTCGCAGTCCGTACGCagcgcgctctcgcccCCGTCCCCGGCACTTActtcttcctccacctccctTCGGTGTCACCGCTCGCCAACCACCCATTTACGCTCGCGTCGTGGCGTCGGACTGCCGCGGGAGGTACAGAGCTACACTTTCTGTGCAAGCCTCGTGGAGGCTCTACGTCCTTGTTGAGGGCGAGCGTGGAGCGGACACTCGCCAACGCAATCCCACAAGAGCTGGGCGCGCTGAAGCTgcccgtcctcctcgaagGACCCTATGGAGTCTCGCACAATCTGAATGGTTTTGACCgcgtccttctcgtcgcGGGCGGAAGCGGGATCACAGCGCTCCTTCCCTACTTGGGGCGACAGCGACTCTCGGTCGTGTGGATGGTACAAGATGCGacccaggccgaggacgtgctGGTCAACGAGCTTCGTCAATCAGCTATCGGAGAGGCCCACGTCGACGTCTGGGTCACAGGCGGCGCCATGCCGAGTGGATGCATGAACGGCTGGCCGCTTGGGGCGCCCGCGACGCCACCCCGCCCTCCATCACCCGAGATCCCCTCTCCAGTGGCGTTTTCCGAATACCGCTGCAGCTATAACGCCTACTTGTACAAACCGACACTGTCTTCACCAGGAGCCAAGTTTGTCCTTGACGGCTACACTGTggtcgagaagggcgaACACGCGGGCCGTGTTTGTGTGCGCTGGGGTCGCCCttgcgtcgccgaggtacTCCAACGCCACCTCTCCACGCAGAGGTTGGCTGTACTAGCCTGCGGTCCCGATGGGATGATGGACGACATGCGGGCGGCAGTGGCTGCGGCATACGGCCGCGTGGATGGGCACCAGCTTGATTACTTCGAGGAGGCGTTCTCGTGGTGA
- a CDS encoding uncharacterized protein (to TIGR gene model, INSD accession): MSSVLGAEPDNAGPPAKRPKRTYRACYPCRSRKLKCSFGDPDKPWDGPCVRCTRERRECVRAMSTVVRYALPDVPVTHIPAPTAAPPTVPTFAKPALPPQRTLAHSPPHEHAYARYEEERDDRQSPPLEDEGDEGRGGGSALLMSNLQNPNDALRLLASASSLRYQTGPAGERVNETNPRGGLSPWHWWAPVEAGGLSEEEAAALLGFFEMHMAPLFPLIHPRVLEPAYLPTLVADEALLLGAIVGIASRYANVLEPDRAAEIHAVVSLWVRAELTSLMDGDLELRSASTVEALLLLSEWPLLPATRKRRSREEPDSEEARLLRPSLRYDAYCWSNIGLAIRIAQELGMEDSVFQAAEAAKENWPDTWKYERPLKTWIYCYNAESHIAARLGRSAVMLPNMTSKWWESLSVVNSAIRKDKTTDAWAGDLFTLTSNGQLLGSIQQHLYWSKEITYTLLRSGAWESFMRSLRLDMRHNRNCCDQRLREGTLSSAILQLEFDYLVLYANSLALRSLQRRLRRARQRDDPSWETPSLLNAVEGPWIIEALSAARAILETTTNMLEARGHLRFCPSRIFQYILFATTFLYKALAIGAVEHGESSIVAMLERTVAALGAAAIDDEHFPSGFAVLLARLGKHWHAGQISNRTLVFWPKQPEIQPGIPFPPPPVEAPAEVPLVATPPAPPLAAAAAEGGLGWQLDLTSHMPAADLEQDMIFQSIWDHAGPSAGLSTSSLYATLLGEALNMPETL; this comes from the exons ATGTCctccgtcctcggcgccgagccggACAACGCCGGGCCCCCAGCGAAGCGGCCAAAGCGAACCTATCGCGCCTGCTATCCCTGCCGCTCC CGCAAGCTGAAATGCAGCTTCGGTGACCCAGATAAGCCATGGGACGGTCCGTGTGTCCGTTGCACCcgtgagcggcgcgagtgcgTGCGCGCCATGTCTACTGTCGTGCGCTACGCCCTCCCTGACGTACCGGTGACCCACATCCCAGCGCCCACTGCGGCACCACCCACTGTACCAACCTTCGCTAAGCCTGCCCTACCTCCGCAGAGGACCTTAGCACACTCCCCTCCGCACGAGCACGCGTACGCCCGCtatgaggaggagagggacgACCGACAGTCCCCACCACTCGAAGAtgagggcgatgagggGCGTGGCGGAGGTAGCGCCCTCCTGATGTCCAATCTCCAGAACCCGAATGACGCACTGCGTCTGCTCGCTAGCGCCAGCTCACTCCGGTACCAGACTGGGCCGGCAGGTGAGAGAGTGAACGAGACGAACCCACGCGGCGGACTCAGTCCGTGGCACTGGTGGGCGCcggtcgaggcgggcgggctgagcgaggaggaggctgcaGCGTTGTTGGGATT CTTCGAAATGCACATGGCGCCGCTCTTTCCCCTCATTCACCcgcgcgtccttgagccCGCGTACCTCCCTACCCTAGTGGCTGACGAGGCCCTCCTACTTGGCGCAATTGTCGGTATCGCGTCCCGCTATGCAAACGTCCTCGAACCGGACCGCGCTGCCGAGATCCACGCCGTCGTGTCGCTATGGGTGCGGGCCGAGCTCACGTCCCTCATGGACGGCGATCTTGAGTTGCGTTCGGCCAGTACAGTTGAGGCCCTACTTCTGCTTAGCGAGTGGCCGCTTCTCCCTGCTACGCGGAAGCGGAggtcgcgcgaggagccggactcggaggaggcgcgcctACTGCGCCCAAGCTTGCGATACGATGCTTACTGCTGGAGTAACATCG gtctTGCTATCCGCATCGCGCAGGAACTCGGCATGGAAGACAGCGTGTTccaggctgccgaggctgcAAAGGAGAATTGGCCGGACACATGGAAGTATGAGCGCCCGCTCAAGACATGGATCT ACTGCTACAATGCGGAATCGCACATCGCAGCCCGTCTTGGCCGGAGCGCCGTCATGCTGCCGA acaTGACCTCCAAATGGTGGGAGAGCCTTTCAGTTGTCAACAGCGCCATTCGCAAGGACAAGACTACGGACGCGTGGGCGGGCGACTTGTTCACGTTGACGAGCAACGGCCAGTTGCTTGGATCGATCCAACAGCATCTCT actGGAGCAAGGAGATCACATacaccctcctccgctccgGCGCGTGGGAGTCGTTCATGCGCTCCCTGCGCCTCGACATGCGTCACAACCGCAACTGCTGCGACCAGAGATTGCGAGAGGGTACGCTGAGCTCTGCAATTCTGCAGCTTGAGTTTGACTACCTTGTGCTGTACGCGAACTCACTGGCACTACGTTCCCTCCAGAGGCGGCTGCGACGTGCGCGTCAGCGCGACGACCCCTCGTGGGagacgccgtcgctgcTGAATGCGGTCGAGGGTCCGTGGATCATTGAGGCGCTGTCAGCGGCGCGCGCAATTCTTGAAACGACCACGAACATGCTGGAGGCGCGAGGTCATCTGCGTTTCTGCCCCTCGCGCATCTTCCAGTACATCCTCTTCGCCACAACATTCCTGTACAAGGCTCTCGCCATTGGTGCAGTGGAACACGGCGAGTCGAGCATTGTCGCGATGTTGGAGCGAACGGTCGCGGCGCTGGGTGCAGCCGCcattgacgacgagcactTTCCCTCTGGTTTCGCCGTCCTACTTGCCCGCCTGGGGAAGCACTGGCACGCTGGGCAGATCTCGAACCGCACACTCGTGTTCTGGCCCAAACAACCCGAGATCCAGCCTGGCATACCCTTCCCCCCGCCGCCTGTCGAGGCGCCCGCCGAGGTGCCGTTAGTCGCAACACCACCGGCCCCACCGCTTGCCGCAGCTGCAGCCGAGGGTGGCTTGGGGTGGCAGCTTGACCTCACGTCACACATGCCTgcggccgacctcgagcaggACATGATCTTCCAGTCTATCTGGGACCATGCGGGCCCAAGCGCAGGCCTTTCCACCTCGAGCCTGTACGCGACGCTGCTGGGTGAGGCGCTGAATATGCCCGAGACGCTGTAA
- a CDS encoding uncharacterized protein (Extracellular dioxygenase) encodes MFAFTVLLLASAALAHPGHDHAHEAAERAASLASMGRRSLSHCAPQLAARGLESRNAARRAALHRSLKRDVATVLGTSHKSNLTGITTNSSASTLFGGSNACILGPDTTQGPYYVTGEYFRSNITEGQAGVPLTVDIQIIDTNTCQPLPNVALDFWHCNSTGVYSGVVSQGNGNSADKANINATFLRGIQATDAEGVVTFHTTVPGHYTGRATHIHLLAHTEGSWTLLPNNTITGGNTTSHVGQLFLDQDLISQVEAASPYSTNTQTLTQNSADMILSQEATNIDPFLEYVLLGNTIEDGVFAWIAMGINASASSTVQAAANYGEGGGVANANSMGGPGGGGPGGAPPNGTMGGGNATASGVSANGTSSASPIWSMSVPLAVMAAALRLARV; translated from the exons ATGTTTGCCTTCACCGTCCTCCTGCTTGCGTCAGcagccctcgcccacccAGGCCACGACCACGCGCATGAGGCGGCCGAacgcgccgcgtcgctcgCATCAATGGGCCGCCGCTCTCTGTCCCACTGCGCACCCCAACTCGCCGCGCGTGGGCTGGAGTCGCGAAAtgccgctcgccgcgctgcacTCCACCGTTCCCTCAAGCGCGATGTCGCGACAGTGTTGGGGACAAGCCACAAGTCGAACCTGACGGGCATTACGACGAAttcctcggcgagcacaCTGTTCGGGGGAAGTAATGCGTGTATCCTTGGTCCGGATACGACGCAGGGACCGTACT acgtCACGGGCGAGTACTTTCGCAGCAACATCACGGAGGGACAGGCCGGCGTCCCCCTAACCGTCGACATCCAGATAATCGACACAAACACGTGCCAGCCACTCCCAAACGTCGCCCTGGACTTCTGGCACTGTAACTCAACAGGCGTGTACTCGGGCGTCGTGTCCCAGGGAAACGGGAACAGTGCCGATAAGGCGAACATCAACGCAACTTTCCTCCGCGGCATCCAGGCtaccgacgccgagggcgtggtGACCTTCCACACGACCGTGCCGGGTCACTATACGGGCCGCGCAACTCacatccacctcctcgcgcatACTGAGGGATCGTGGACCCTCCTGCCCAACAACACTATCACCGGCGGTAACACCACCTCTCATGTCGGCcagctcttcctcgaccaAGACCTGATCTCTCAAGTCGAGGCTGCGTCACCATACAGCACCAACACGCAGACCCTGACCCAGAATAGCGCCGACATGATTCTGTCCCAGGAGGCGACGAACATCGACCCGTTCCTCGAGTATGTCCTGCTCGGAAATAcgatcgaggacggcgtgTTCGCCTGGATCGCTATGGGGATTaacgcgagcgcgagcagtACGGTCCAGGCCGCGGCGAACtatggcgagggcggcggtgtcgccaacgccaacagCATGGGCGGgcccggcggcggcggcccaGGAGGCGCACCCCCTAACGGTACAATGGGCGGAGGCAACGCCACGGCAAGTGGTGTCTCGGCAAATGgcacgtcgagcgcgtcgccgatCTGGTCGA TGTCGGTCCCTCTCGCAGTTATGGCTGCTGCGCTCCGACTGGCGCGCGTGTAA
- a CDS encoding uncharacterized protein (Nitronate monooxygenase) encodes MSLLKRIGITHPIIQAPMAGTATPAMAVAVSNAGGLGSVGIGAGDAEAGRKVIRAIREGTDKPFNVNLFVHEPFVSDTARDAAWCKYLAPEFDKYGVAAPSGLRTIYGTLKTDKDMLAMLLEEKPPVVSFHFGLPPPEVTKALKNYGAVLLASATSLEEAKACEAAGVDAVVAQGYEAGGHRGIFNPNGPDDQLSTASLVSLLTKSIGVPVIAAGGIMDGAGINAYLALGAAAAQLGTAFIDTTESAAPPAHRKALKEGGQHTRLVAAISGRPARSVESNWTRLLDQIEKDGVQIAGYPNAYDLAKQLHGAASAKGDQAWGPFWAGQGAPLARQMGAAELVETLLKEMKEVSRAKL; translated from the exons ATGAGTCTCCTCAAGCGCATCGGCATCACGCACCCAATCATCCAGGCCCCGATGGCCGGGACCGCGACGCCGGCCATGGCTGTGGCCGTCTCGAATGCCGGCGGACTCGGCAGTGTTGGCATTGGTGCCGgtgacgccgaggctgGACGTAAGGTGATTCGCGCTATCCGCGAGGGAACCGATAAGCCGTTCAATGTCAACCTCTTCGTACACGAACCCTTCGTCTCCGATACAGCCCGCGACGCCGCATGGTGCAAATACCTCGCCCCAGAGTTTGACAAGTACGGTGTTGCGGCTCCAAGCGGTCTCCGGACGATATACGGTACCTTGAAGACTGACAAGGATATGCTCGCCATGTTACTTGAGGAGAAGCCGCCGGTCGTGAGCTTCCATTTCGGCTTGCCGCCACCAGAGGTCACCAAGGCTCTCAAGAACTATGGCGCTGTGTTGCTCGCCTCAGCAAccagcctcgaggaggccaaggcttGTGAGGCTgcgggcgtcgacgccgtcgtcgcccaggGGTACGAGGCTGGTGGACACCGGGGTATCTTTAACCCCAACGGACCGGATGACCAGCTTTCCACTGCGTCGCTAGTTTCGCTCCTCACAAAGTCGATTGGCGTTCCAGTCATCGCTGCTGGCGGAATCATGGATGGCGCGGGCATTAACGCATACCTCGCGCTTGgggcagcagcggcgcagctcggcacTGCGTTCATCGACACGACGGAGAGCGCTGCCCCGCCAGCACATCGCAAGGCACTCAAGGAGGGTGGACAGCAcacgcgcctcgtcgctgccatCTCGGGCCGGCCTGCGCGCTCCGTTGAGTCGAACTGGACGCGTCTGCTCGACCAGATCGAAAAGGACGGAGTGCAGATCGCAGGATACCCGAACGCCTACGACTTGGCCAAGCAGCTCCATGGAGCAGCGAGCGCCAAGGGTGACCAGGCGTGGGGCCCGTTTTGGGCGGGTCAGGGAGCgcctctcgctcgccagATGGGTGCGGCTGAACTCGTCGAGACGCTCCTCaaggagatgaaggaggt GTCTCGAGCCAAGTTGTAG
- a CDS encoding uncharacterized protein (Nucleoside-diphosphate-sugar epimerase) — protein MTSIILTGATGTAGSAVLTNALASPLISHVTVLARRAPAVKSDKLTTIIIPSDEYPRGFDEIPSALVERLRGSDAVVWALGISQTQVNKEELHTITYDYAMAGANAFKTLGTKDKPFRFVFMSGMGATQDKPGMFTPRFAIEKGAVERELRAMETDTFKTVMVRPGGIIPAPDHASNVPLMSRLGNSAASVVWPSAVIKSTDLADACLDLAVGKGWDARTPEHTIENEGLKKLAADYHASMGM, from the exons ATGACCAGCATCATCCTCACCGGCGCAACAGGTACTG CGGGCTCGGCAGTCCTCACCAACGCCCTGGCGTCGCCTCTCATCTCCCACGTGACTGTACTTGCGCGACGTGCGCCAGCTGTCAAGAGCGACAAGCTCACCACCATCATCATTCCCTCGGACGAGTATCCACGGGGCTTTGATGAGATCCCGTCCGCCCTCGTTGAGCGGTTGAGAGGGAGCGATGCAGTGGTGTGGGCGCTCGGGATTAGCCAGACCCAGGTCAACAAGGAAGAGCTCCATAC aaTCACGTACGACTACGCCATGGCAGGCGCGAACGCGTTCAAGACGCTCGGCACCAAGGACAAGCCCTTCCGCTTCGTCTTCATGAGCGGCATGGGAGCGACTCAGGACAAGCCCGGGATGTTCACGCCCCGCTTCGCGATCGAGAAGGGtgccgtcgagcgcgaaCTGCGCGCAATGGAGACGGACACCTTCAAAACAGTCATGGTCCGGCCCGGCGGCATCATCCCAGCCCCAGAT CACGCATCCAACGTTCCCCTGATGTCGCGTCTGGGCaactcggccgcgagcgtCGTCTGGCCGTCCGCCGTGATCAAGAGcaccgacctcgcggacgcgtgcctcgacctcgcggtGGGCAAGGGATGGGACGCGCGTACCCCCGAGCACACCATCGAGAATGAGGGGCTCAAGAaactcgccgccgactATCACGCCAGCATGGGCATGTAG
- a CDS encoding uncharacterized protein (Belongs to the iron ascorbate-dependent oxidoreductase family), which yields MPPQTIHSTLPPFPADIPTAPLVSVSLAGLEARDPATQQALWDACQDLGFFYLDMFGSEVGERIVSQAEAINAVQNKFWALGNEELDKYGRDKVHEFFAYRYGEPGEVDGNGVKLRNQNYNIRKDDVLGQTDRLPAPPVVRSNDPLFASYIRDCRVVIDLLLEQLNTRLELPTGTLAKMHRLSQPSGDHIRFTNNPPQPFVERVAKRGEHTDFGSLTILFNWLGGLQIRHPKTDEWVYVRPIPGSPVINLGDAMVTFTAGILRSNIHRVVPAPGEQSHSDRSSLVFFTRPEDDVIMKRLEGGIIDAQPKTEAGEEMTAQEWWMSRGTGKMPGIFTKKGFEPFVGGGDLYAGAVRKDAEAQAQAIKA from the exons ATGCCGCCGCAGACGATCCACTCGACCCTTCCGCCCTTTCCGGCCGACATTCCCACCGCGCCGCTAGTCAGCGTCTCCCTCGCGGGTCtggaggcgcgcgacccAGCCACCCAGCAGGCACTCTGGGACGCATGCCAAGACCTCGGGTTCTTCTACCTCGACATGTTTGGGagcgaggttggcgagcggATCGTTTCTCAGGCAGAGGCGATCAATGCCGTCCAGAACAAGTTTTGGGCGCTGGGGAATGAGGAACTCGACAAATATGGAAGGGATAAGGTGCATGAGTTCTTTGCGTATCGGTATGGCGAGCCgggcgaggttgatggTAACGGGGTCAAGTTGCGTAACCAGAACTACAAC ATCCGCAAGGACGACGTCCTGGGCCAGACGGACCGTCTTCCCGCTCCCCCAGTCGTGCGCTCCAACGACCCGCTCTTCGCCTCGTACATTCGCGACTGCCGGGTCgtcatcgacctccttctcgagcaGCTTAACACGCGCCTCGAACTCCCCACCGGAACGCTGGCCAAGATGCACCGCCTCTCCCAGCCGAGCGGCGACCATATCCGATTCACCAACAACCCGCCGCAGCCTTTCGTGGAGCGGGTAGCCAAGCGTGGCGAGCACACGGATTTTGGCAGCTTGACAATCCTGTTCAACTGGCTGGGCGGTCTCCAAATTCGGCACCCCAAGACCGACGAGTGGGTCTACGTTAGGCCCATCCCCGGATCCCCAGTTATCAATCTCGGTGACGCGATGGTTACGTTTACGGCTGGTATTTTGCGGTCCAACATCCATCGGGTTGTGCCGGCTCCTGGAGAGCAGTCACACAGCGATCGGAGCAGCCTCGTCTTCTTTACACGgccagaggacgacgtTATCATGAAACGGCTCGAGGGGGGTATTATCGATGCTCAGCCGAAGACTGAGGCTGGAGAGGAGATGACGGCGCAGGAGTGGTGGATGAGCCGCGGGACGGGCAAGATGCCGGGCATCTTTACCAAGAAGGGCTTTGAGCCTTttgtgggtggtggtgatcTGTATGCTGGCGCTGTACGGAaggatgccgaggcgcaggcgcaggcgatCAAGGCTTAG
- a CDS encoding uncharacterized protein (histone acetyltransferase HPA2 and related acetyltransferases) has protein sequence MPDYPVFVPQNAPPPPAPLHLVPRDASESEILAASATLSESFKMDQIAQLISSGVPGLHEARIYRTIKTGVLDGEVYTISNDGDVLGVMVVKPPGFEHRSSPNSDGPQGHEAERLAKLKQDADEHYALLKKVLSALEIEAFGPNEVTDIFYISHIGVSPSAQGRGVGTALVNYMVARGKAMGIPVSLLTMTEGHVKYYKKFGFKTRAYTEVEVGGELTRWWAMSTDA, from the exons ATGCCAGACTATCCCGTCTTCGTCCCGCAGAATgcacccccacccccagcccctctccacctcgtcccGCGTGATGCGTCCGAATCCGAgatcctcgccgcctccgccacccTCTCCGAGTCATTCAAAATGGACCAAATCGCCCAACTCATCTCTAGCGGCGTACCAGGCCTCCACGAAGCCCGGATCTACCGTACGATCAAAACCGGCGTCTTGGATGGCGAGGTGTACACCATCTCaaacgacggcgacgtaCTAGGTGTAATGGTGGTCAAGCCACCTGGGTTTGAGCACCGGTCGAG CCCAAACTCGGACGGTCCGCAGGGTCATGAAGCGGAAAGGTTGGCCAAACTCAAGCAAGACGCAGACGAGCATTACGCCCTGCTTAAGAAGGTTCTCTCCGCGCTGGAGATTGAGGCGTTCGGGCCGAACGAGGTCACGGATATTTTCTATATTTCGCATATTGGGgtgtcgccgtcggcgcagGGGCGAGGCGTGGGGACGGCGTTGGTCAATTACATGGTGGCAAGAGGGAAGGCGATGGGTATCCCCGTGTCCCTGCTTACCATGACTGAGGGCCAT GTCAAGTACTACAAAAAGTTTGGGTTCAAGACCCGCGCATAtaccgaggtcgaggtgggtggggagTTGACCAGGTGGTGGGCCATGTCGACGGATGCGTAG
- a CDS encoding uncharacterized protein (Glutathione-dependent formaldehyde-activating enzyme), with translation MTRSGSCRCGAVTLDFLDDANNAGVVCYCKSCRSLHSSESLNLKTEVDQVKVTKGTPKVYKDTHTDSGKAINRNFCGDCGSALFSDPDAMPGTRFLKVGTLADPSAIKLVGEIYVDDALEYQPRDKKHGQKHFEGMMAKEV, from the exons ATGACTCGCTCTGGATCTTGCCGCTGTG gtGCCGTCACCCTTgacttcctcgacgacgccaacaACGCCGGTGTCGTGTGCTACTGCAAGTCGTGCCGTAGCCTCCactcgtccgagtcgctcaacctcaagaCCGAGGTCGACCAGGTCAAGGTCACCAAGGGCACTCCCAAGGTGTACAAGGACACGCACACCGATTCGG GCAAGGCGATCAACCGTAACTTCTGCGGCGATTGCGGGTCGGCCCTCTTCTCTGACCCGGACGCGATGCCTGGCACACGCTTCCTCAAGGTCGGAACCCTCGCCGACCCTTCGGCCatcaagctcgtcggcgagatctacgtcgacgacgcgctcgagtaCCAGCCACG TGACAAGAAGCATGGCCAGAAGCACTTTGAGGGCATGATGGCCAAGGAGGTCTAG